CAATCGCTCGGCCAGATGATCGGCAAAGTAGGTCTTCCCAGAGCCAGGTAGACCGGTCACTAAGATCAATATGGGCCCTCCTTCATCCATTTCTTCTGAAGATACTCATTGGATAAGGATGCCGATACTAGCACTTCAGTCTGTATTCACGAAGTCGTAGAGTCTTCCCATGAAGTACTCCCATCCCCCACGGCAGCTTTCTTCCTTGAATTCGGGCACATCCTGCGGAAAGGTCTCCAGACCGGTATTGGTCAATTTCAATTCACAGGCGTGGTCACGGGGGAAAATCTCGAAGGTGACATATCCTTGTCCTGGATAGTTCTCTATGATCCAGTCCTTGCCCAACTTCCTATATGGGACCACTTTCTTGATGATCCAACGATGAGGGAAATGTCTGCTTTCATTGTAG
This genomic window from Flavobacteriales bacterium contains:
- a CDS encoding SRPBCC domain-containing protein, which gives rise to MPTHSEPITVTLTKSYPCSSAVLWRALTDLEEMHQWYFEQIPAFKAEEGFEVRFDVYNESRHFPHRWIIKKVVPYRKLGKDWIIENYPGQGYVTFEIFPRDHACELKLTNTGLETFPQDVPEFKEESCRGGWEYFMGRLYDFVNTD